The genomic segment GCTGGCCACGAACAAGTCTTTTTGAACTGAACGAATAGATGCCGTGTCCCATGTCGTGAGACGTGGTGACGTACTCTCCCCTCCCTATGAAAGCTAGATGAACATGATCGCCGCCCCTCGGCCGCTTTGAGACAATATTCTCTAGTACTGTACCTAGCGAGAAATGCCGCGCTTTAGGCTTGATTGGCAACCTGACGGCTGCGCTGCGATGATTACCAGGGAGTTGCTCTACGTGCAGATGGTCGAACATGTCCTCAGGTGTCGATATGTAAAGACATATATCGAGGCCTTTGGCACTTGCCAGTGGTACGGATGAAGCCCAGTTTAGCTTTTCTGGCTTGCAATCACCCCTATTCTCGCATACAAGTCCAATTCTATTGAGTATTCACCACATCAATCATACTCAGTTGCCTCCTTCCTTTCGCAGAGTCGTGATGGCCGACTTTTCTACCCTCAATGGCAATGCCAATCACGAGTCAGAAAAGAAGAGAACTCCCAGAAAGCTAGTTCTGTGCTTTGACGGCACCGGCAACACCTTCACCGGTTCCAACTCCGACACAAATGTGGTCAAGATTCTGAGTAAACTCGATCGCAACGATCCTGATCAGTACCATTACTACCAGAGTAAGTTGGTACCAGCACGCTCTCAACTGTTTCACCGCTGACAGATGTACTCGCCTAGCTGGCATCGGCACATACGACATCAATGATGAGTCTGTTAACAAGGGTGTAATTGGCGAATTCAAATCTTCCATCTCGCAGACTATCGACCAAGGAATCGGAACGACTTTCGATGCTCACGTTATGGCTGGCTACCGGTTCCTGATGCGTTATTATGATTCTGTACGTCTAAGTCCTTACCTACCTGGCATGGCGAGGAACTTGACGACTAACAAATGTGCGTTAAAGGGTGACAAGATCTACATGTTTGGATTTAGCCGTGGCGCCTTCACTGCCAAGTTTCTTGCTCGCATGGTTCATACAGTTGGGCTACTTTGCAAGGGAAACGAGGAGATGGTCCCCTTCGCGTACCGTCTCTACCAGCGCTACTTGGCTGGGGAGGTCGAAGACTTCATTGTGTCCCACCCCAAGAAGtccaagaaggagaagaagcacAAGAAGAACAAAAAAGCCCCCGCCAATGGAGATGTACCGACACCGCCACCTGAGCTAGAAGACGAAGAGCCGTTGCATGAGGGTCATCGTGATGATGAGGACCCGGCAACCCACGGGGCGAAGTACGCAGTCGCTAGGGACGAGATTGCCGCCTTCAGCGACACATTCTGCCGCAAGGAGAAGGCGATGCACTGTGGGAAGATGGAGGAGTCCAACATCAAGGTCTTCTTCCTCGGCATCTGGGACTGCGTCAACTCCGTCGCTGTCTTGGAGCGAACTGCACCGGTACCCGTGCCTGTTGTTGGCACTGCTCACCATGTGCGCCATGCTGTAGCAGTCGACGAGCGACGCGTCAAGTTCAAGGCAGCTCTCCTGGCCCAAGACATGAAGGAGTCAGACCACAACCATGAAGACATCAAGGAGGTCTGGTTCCCGGGCTGCCACGGTGACGTTGGTGGTGGGTGGCCTGCGTCTGCTGAAAGCAAGCTCGACAATGGCATCGAGATGACCTTCTGGGAGCGCGTCAAGAACTTTTGGACGACACGGAAGGAGAAGGCAGCCAGCAAGGCTTTGGGTTGTGACCGGCTCCAATTGAGTGATGTTCCGCTTGCTTGGATGATCCGCGAGGTGAAGCTTGTCGGCCAAAGAGAGGAAGTTGCGGCACTGAAATGGCGCGAGAACCTCGAAGTCTTTGAGAAGCGATTTGCAAAGAAGAAGGATAAGGCAACGATGGGTGTCATCCACGATTCACTGGCGTATGGCCGAGGTACAAGCTTCTTCCGCGTGCTCCTGTGGAAGCTCATGGGTAAGATCAAGTTTCCTCTATGGCCTCTATACAACGATACTGACTTCATCCAACAGAATGGCTGCCTTTCATCACTCGCTGGGAGCTTGAGGACAGTGGCTGGGAAAATGTTCGTTTCCCGCTCAACAAAGGCAGCACGCGAGACATTCCCAAAGACGCTGTTCTCCACGAGTCTGTTCTCTGGCGATTGAAGAACGACTCAAAGTACTGCCCGCAGAACAACCACGGTGGTCGGCAGCTCCCCTGCTTGAAACACGAACACAACATTGCGGAATGTCATCCTGTGGAAGAGCACATCCATGATGAAAATTGTGACCATCAGATCTACAAAATTACAAGGTCTGCCTCTGATCTTGCTACTCGGACTTAGGGGGGAGACGGTGGATACTGGAGCATGCGGTCGCGCAACCTTGCAAATGAGTCTGAGAAGTGGAAAATGGGGTGACGGGAAGTTTGGAAGAGGACTGTGTAAATTCATCTCGGAGCAAAGCAAATTGGTAATCGTTGATGATTGATGGGACCGCCCGCTATCGGACTATCCTCAAACTTGTTGTTACTAAAAGACTAACACGCACTTATGGGCCAGCCCCAATGATCGATCATCTCGAGAGCATGTCTAATCTGCTAGGCTTGTAGTTACTAGCTTTACGTATCAGAGCCTCCGTCCAATGGCTTGATCCGGCGATCGGTCTCGCTTCCCTCTTATCTCAAGAATTCCTCCTAGACATCACATGCAACGAAAAGCACCTTGGATGTTGGGGTTTACCCCGATGCTCATGCGACCAATTGCACATCACGGATGACAGCGGCGGAGCTGCGCCAATGTGGTTTGCTGACAATCGGCACCATGTCGTCCTTGGCCGACAGCCAGAATGTCACTCTGCGTGGAAATAAAGACCATTACCTCCGTTCACAGCCAGGGATTCGGACCCGACCATGTGGAGAGGTTGGGGCCGCTCTCGGCACCAAAAGACGCTATTCTCCAAAGCCGGATTCTCCAAGTTTTGATAAGGAATGGCCGGCGTCTTATCGACGTCGGGTTATCATCTTGATGTTCTTGATAGTCAGAAGGTTGGTGACACACAGAAATGATGCGGTTGAATCCTTTGGAAGAGTTTGTGTGATGCTACTCACATATAAGACAGTTACTCAGGTCGCGATGTTGCCCAGTAGAAAGGCAAGTGCCGGCGTTACTGCACCGGGATTTACCAGCAACAGTCACCAGCTAGCAGCTGTGCTTCTCATAGAATGCGGTCCTTCGCTTTTATCCTGGCTTCTTTCCGCCTAGCCAGCGCCAACTACGTCAACCAGGGCCAAGTGTTGAGTTTCAATGGCATCTCATACTATGCCGGCGGGATTGCTGTGGGCCAAATAGAAACTACAAACGCCTCGAGTCTCTCGCTTGCAGCTGCACAATTTCCCGGTCAGGACCTGTTCCCACTTACTATTATCGACACTTCGAGCAACGTCCCTTCAGGGGATGAGCTTCTGAATCTTACTACCGCTTACGATAGCTCGGATGACGTCTTTCAATCTGCCTTTCTACATGCGATCTATCTCCGCCCAAGCACAACCAATGCTCCCGCTAGGTCCAACAGTACTATGTCTCTTGACTCCCAACTATCACGTCAAGGCACCTCTTTGGTTCTATCATCCAAGGAGATCCATGGCCTTAAAAGTAGCGTCGTGACTGGCGTAACTGTCTTGAGTCTCCCTCGAGGACCCTACTTCGTCTCGGTCCACACTGGAAACGTGTACAAAGCCTACCGGCTGTACGACGATGATCACCTCGCTTTTGTACAAGGCGTAATTAGCGATGAAGAGGGCGCTTTCACTACTCTTCCTGCTGTTACTGAGAATGTAATGGCAAAGAGCATCGCGGTCCCTTCACGGTTGTATTACACTGAGACCGAGGAGCAACCCCTCGCCGGCCTCCGCTTCGGAGTCAAGGACATTTTCCACGTCAAGGGGGTAGGCACGAGTGGTGGAAATCGTGCCTACTTCTACCTGTACGGACGACAAAACAAGACTGCACCCGCAGTGCAACGGCTCATCGACCTTGGTGCTGTCCTCGTTGGCAAGATGGGCACTGTCCAGTTTGCCAACGGTGATCGTCCCACTGCTGACTGGGTTGATCTCCATGCCCCCTTCAACCCCAGAGGTGACGGGTATCAGGACCCCAGCGGCTCGTCCACCGGCCCGGGAGCTGGAGTAGGTGCGTACGACTGGCTTGATCTTGCTGTCGGCAGCGACACTGGTGGTTCCATGCGCGGTCCGGCGGGATCTCAAGGCCTCTTCGGAAACCGGCCTTCTACGGGCGCCATCTCTCTCGTGGATGTCATCCCCTTGAGTCCCGTCTCAGATACCGCCGGAATGTTCGCCCGCAGTGGCAGCCTCTGGGCCAAGGTCACCCAGGCTTGGTACCCTGACTTTGCTTCCAACTACACTTCCTACCCGACGACACTATACCGATCAACGGCTAGAGGAGGCGCTTGGTCCGGAGGAAACGTCAGCGAGGACGCCACCAAGGTCATCACAAGCTTCGTAGGAAAGCTAGAAAGCTTCCTACAAGCCAAGTCAACTCCAGCAAACTACACGCAGCTCTGGAGCGAAACTCACGGAGAAGCACCTGCAGATGTCAACGAGATGCTGTACCTCACCTACGGCGTCTATGTCTCTCATGATCAGTGGCAAGAACTCGGCAAGCCATTCTTCGAGGATTACGCAGCCAGGTTTGATGGGCGTCAGCCATATATCAACCCAGGACCCCTCGCCAGATGGCAATGGGGCCAGGTCCATTCGACAGAAGAAGTCTACGCACAAGGTCTCCACAACATTTCCCTCTTCAGATCTTGGTATGAAACTGAGGGTTATGGGCGACATGATCCCGAGTCATGCTCTGAGGGACTCTACATCTATCCTTGGTCTGTGGGCCAGCCATCCTATCGCGATGTATACATCCAGGCCCGAACTACACCGCCGCTGGGCTTTGACGACTCTTCAGTCCCGGTCATGGCCGGTGCACCGGAAGTCGTGATTCCAATCGGAGAGGTTCCTTACAACAGCACCAAGTCGCTGCACACGGAATATCTCCCAGTGACTATGGCTTTGAGAATGGCCAGGGGATGCGATCATCATCTTGCGAATCTGGTTAGTGATCTTGAGAAGGAAGGGATTCTTCGCCCAGTGGCTGCGGGTCGCCGCCTGTACCCTTAGGATTATGTCTCGTGCTAGTCCCCGACTGACCGGCCTGCATCGGGATCGGCCGGCGGGATCTGCATGTAGCTGTAGAGCGACCTAGGTCGTGTTACCCCGCAAAGTAGATGGTTGTGACGTCGATATACGCGCTTCGACGTTCAAGACCCCTCATAAGATGTAATCAGATTACTGATCTAGCTCAAGCCTAGGGTTATCAATGATATTGAGGTGCTGACGAGAAAAAAAGACCTGTCAATCCCTTCATTCGATGCATTGCTGAACAGTGTTATTATCGGAAGTCTGATACCCTTATTTGATCTTCAGCACTGAACAATACACCGGTGATACACTTCAGTCTTTGATCAGCGCGTTTACATCATGCCTTTCTACCAAATTTACCATACCTATCCTCTTGCCCAGAAGCAGCGGGAATCCATTGCGCTGTCCATCACCAATCTCCATTGTAGCACCTTTAGCACACCCGCCTTTTTCGTCCATGTCAACTTCATCAAACAAGAGCCAAAGTCCGATGATGGAACGTACTTCATGGCCGGAAAGTCGCACACCAGCAACTCGAACCGCATCGTTGCGCTAGTTCGAACGTCGGCTTCTCGCACGAAAGATGACTTTGACGCACTGGCAGCCAAGATCGAAGACGCCTGGAACGGCGCTGTCAAAGAGCCGGGTAAAGAGGCCGAGTTTGATGAGGCAAAACGGCTTTTGATGGTCGTGTTTACGCCGATGTTGGCGATCAGGGAGGGCGGGATGGCTATTCCCGACGCTGGCCACGAGGAGGCGTGGCTCAAGCAGCAACTGCCGTATTTCAAAGAGATGAGCGAAAAGCACGGAGTCAAAGACTTTACGGACTTGCTGGAGGAGTTGAAACAGATGGAATCGCTCAGGGGTCTTCTGATTTAGGTTATTAGATTGCGTCAAGCAGTCATAGTACGATCAAAAGTGTAACGCATTCCCTTGTTTGGCTTCTTGACATCCAGTTGAACGAGACCGTTACTCTCAGACGTGGTTCTCCTAAATTTCCACTTTTAGAAGTCATTTCTCAGCCCTCCCCACGTTTTTCTAAGTAGAGCTGGTGAAGGTTTGCGAAAACGGCCCCTTTAGCAGAGAGGGAGGGCCATTTCCAAGCAGCTCTGCATCAGACGGTTCAAGGACGATATGAACTGGGTGTGATACTTCAGACAAGCAAGGCAAGTTATGCTACGGACCGGGAAAGTCTGCAGCTAGTCCTCAAGATTGAAAGTTTCTCTCGAAGTGAATGGAAAGAATAAGTCGAGCGTCGTTGTAGATCGGCCACCGAGGCGCTATGTCAAGAGGCGCGGGGCTCAGATGATCTAGAACCACAGAAAGATGGCGGTTGACGAGAAAAGACTGCCGTTACCCACGTTTTGCGTTAACGGCTGGACGCTGATCGTCTAACGAGGCGACACGATCATCCAAATCATGCGTAAGGTTGATGCACTGACGACCTCCCTTTCATGGCTTCAGACGGGGGCCCAAAAACCAGTAAACTGTGTCGAATTTCGGGGTATTCCAGAGGTCCAACTGACGGAACAGGGAGCCGGTCGGCGCAACGTGGCAAAAGACTTGCTTGCGGGCCGTAGACAGGATGAATCCTTGCGTGAATCCGAGAAGCAGACCGGAGGTGGGATGATGTTTCCAACAAGAATCGGTCGATACCATGTTGCGATTTGATTAGGTTATGCCTCCTGGCAGGCTACTTGGTGTTGAAACTCAGTTTCGAACAACTGTGCAGGAAATTATTATCAACACCCTTGACGGAGTCGACAATTTATCAGGTCTTTCACGAGGGAACGGGTTCAAATGGTGATATCCTGATTCAAAGAATGCATTCAACGCCTAGCTAATCCAATCTGTTTGGCTCATTGCTATGACCATCGTCCGACCTTGATTACATGAGCCCAGTGAAACCCAGCAAATGCATGCCTTACCAGAAATAAATCACACATGCAAGTATGCCCGAGGATGCGTGTGTCCCCAACCGCCGCGCACGGAACCCCCTCATGCCTTGAGGCCCAAGTCGCCAGTCCTCCGCCGGATCTCGAGCATGGCCTTGGGGTCAACCTCCATAGTGAATCCAAAGTTGATTGTGTTGGGCTGCTGCTCAGCCGCCAGTCTCCAGTCGTACTTGAGAAGGAGGTGGCAGAGAATAATCTTGACCTCGTTGGCGGCGAAGAAACGTCCAGGGCAGGCGTGCTGACCGTGACCGAAACCAAGGTGCTCGGGCGAGGTGCTAACAAAGTGCGCGGCTCCATCGTTTCCGGCGCCAAGGGACTCACGCATGCGCAGGTAACGGTATCCGTCAAAGCGGCTGGGGTCCAAGTAGACGGAGCCATCGGTCATTCTTTGACAGCTGACAGCGATGCGGCTGCCCTCAGGGAGTTCCAGTCCGTTGGAGAGGTTCACGGGCTTGGTGGCTTCACGGTGCATGGCAACTAGACAAGATTCATATTAGTGATAGTTATCAGGGAGGTCAAGCGGAAACTTACCGATGCCAATGGGGTGAAGACGCTGAGTCTCCTTGCAGAAGGAGTCCAGGAGGCGCATCTTGTAGAGACCCATGCGAGCCCAGCCATCGGTGCGAATAACGTCGGTAATTTCCATGCGAAGCGGCTCAAAGTAGTCGGGGTACTTGGCGAGGTCGAGCATCACCTGGGTGATCAGATCAGAGGTGGTGTGGAGAGCGGCGAAAGAAAGTCCAAGCTGCATCATCGCAGGGTCCGATTTGGCGTCGTCGGATGCTTCCTCACACCAGTCAAGACAGTCATTCCACTCAGGCTCCTCCTCGCCGCGATCCAAAGCTGCCTTCTTTTCCTTGCGGCGCTCCTCCACAATGGGGTTGATGATCTCTCTGGCCTCCTTGACTTGCGCTTGGAGTTGACGACAGATGGGAAGGACCTGATGGGCAAGGTTACGTAGAGACTTGGGGAACATTCGGAGAAACTCTGAGGCGAGGAAGCTGGTTCGGGCGTATTCGGAGGTAATCTTGATCCAATCCTGGTTGCGACAGAGTTGCTCGCCGCCGAAGACGCGGGTGGACACTCTGGCTACGACCTTGAGCATGTTCTCCTTGATTACCACGGTGGACCACTCTGTGTTCTGTTAGCAGGCTATCCCAGTGCCGCTAAACTGGGATTCTTACCCTTATCCTCTCCCAAAACGTCGGTCAATGACAGCGTTGTCTCGTCGGAAACGGGAGATGTCAGCTTTGCTGCGGGTATGTTAGCTTGGGTAATGGGTCTCGGTGAAGCAATGCCTTGACTCACAAAGGAACTGGGTCAATCTTGTACGAATAACGT from the Colletotrichum lupini chromosome 3, complete sequence genome contains:
- a CDS encoding cytochrome P450 encodes the protein MATANDSFSNQSSWGPLETLQAFPSPLEKPVPYFITAFLLFVFYFSIQQAEQAPHTDLPIVNPKHKWDFTGLKVKYDFITKVRNIVLERAKTNPDEAYQVLTDMGDMTILPAVPFANEIRNHEDLSFDRVLDKNFHAQMPGFEPLKENNAQKSVLKYVIRTRLTQFLSKLTSPVSDETTLSLTDVLGEDKEWSTVVIKENMLKVVARVSTRVFGGEQLCRNQDWIKITSEYARTSFLASEFLRMFPKSLRNLAHQVLPICRQLQAQVKEAREIINPIVEERRKEKKAALDRGEEEPEWNDCLDWCEEASDDAKSDPAMMQLGLSFAALHTTSDLITQVMLDLAKYPDYFEPLRMEITDVIRTDGWARMGLYKMRLLDSFCKETQRLHPIGIVAMHREATKPVNLSNGLELPEGSRIAVSCQRMTDGSVYLDPSRFDGYRYLRMRESLGAGNDGAAHFVSTSPEHLGFGHGQHACPGRFFAANEVKIILCHLLLKYDWRLAAEQQPNTINFGFTMEVDPKAMLEIRRRTGDLGLKA